GAAGAGATAGACCGGCTCTATCTGGATGAAGTAGAAAAACTCTCGCTCTCGCCCACTTCTAATCACCGGCAGGCGGAGCTTCCATTGGTTTACACACCGCTTCACGGCACCGGCGTTAATCTGGTTCCGGCTGCGCTGGCGCGATTTGGCTTCGAAAATGTTTTTAAAGTGCATCAGCAGGATGTGGTGGATGGCAATTTCCCAACCATAGTTTCACCTAACCCCGAAGAGCCGGCAGCGCTGGCCATGGCACTCGACAAAGCACGCAAAGTAGATGCGGAGCTGGTGATGGCCACCGATCCCGACGCCGACCGTGTAGGGATAGCTGTGAAAGATCTCCACGAAAATTACGTCTTGCTCAATGGCAACCAAACCGCCACTCTGCTTACCTGGTACCTGCTCACCATGTGGGAACGCAAAGAGATGCTCACAGGCAAAGAATACATCGTGAAAACCGTTGTCACCACCGAACTCATCAGCGACATAGCCAGAAAACACAAGGTAGAATGTTATGATGTGCTGACAGGTTTTAAATGGATTGCGGAAGTTATTCGTGAAAACGAAGGCAATAAAACCTTCATTGGCGGTGGCGAAGAAAGTTACGGATACATGATCGGCGACTTTGTGCGCGACAAAGATGCTGTTGCCTCCTGTGCCATGCTCGCCGAACTGGCTGCCTGGGCTGCAAACCAGCGCAAAAACATCTTCGGTCTGCTGCTCGACATCTACATCGAATATGGTTTTTATAAAGAAAATCTTCTGTCTGTGACCAAAAAAGGCAAAGCCGGCGCCGAGGAGATTCGCAAGATGATGGAGAATTTCAGAACCAAACCGCCCAAAACCATCAATGGCTCGGAGGTGGTGATGATAAAGGATTATCAGGAGCAAGTGCAAAAAGACCTGAAAAACGCAAAAGAAACCGCCATCAAATTACCCAAAAGCAACGTATTGCAGTTTTTTACTGCCGACGGCACCAAGATAAGCATGCGGCCATCGGGCACCGAACCCAAGATAAAATTCTATTTTGGCGTAAAAGGCGAACTAAAATCTGCCGCCGACTACGACAAAGTTAATGAGGCGCTCGACAAAAAGATTGATGCCGTAATCAGCGACATGAAACTGAAATAAAAACAAGCGACAAGCTCGAAAACTAAAAGCGCCACTTCCCGATAAGAAGTGGCGCTTTTTGATTGAAATCACTCTGAAACGATCCTAACAAATATAGTTTGTCACGGAAGAAGATTGTTTACCAATACGGTGTCGCGCACCGAATTGCTGCCCTTACCAAAAGCTTTGAGCGTTACGATAAAACTATCATTTTCTTCGTACAAATGCGTTGGTGAGGTGGCCGTACTTGCAGTACCATCGCCAAAGTTCCACTCGAAAGTCTGAGCATTTACGCTGGTGTTGTTAAAAATAACCTGCCCGGCAGAATCCGTCAATTGCCAGGTAAATGCAGCTTTCGGCTCCTTTTTGTCGTCGTCATCTTTTTTGCAGCCAATGGCCAGCAACACAAAGAGCACAAGAACCCACGGTAAATATTTTTTTGTAAAAGTCATAAAAAATAATTTTAAGATTTGACGGCAAAAGTAGTGCTTTGTTTTGGAAAATAATTGCATCGAGCAAAACAGGCGGAGTAACTTGTGGGGATTTTAAAAATTTTAGCAGTGTTTTGAACCGGGATTTTTAAAATTATTTATTTTCTTTGCAAATTAAGTCGGCAGCACCACAGGCTGTCGTGTATCTAAATCGGATGTGAAGCATTGATTAAGAAGGTGTTTCACATATTTTTTTTAATAAAAAATACTATTTTCATGAAAATCGCAAAGAACAAAGTAGTAGGAATTCATTACACACTCACCGATGATCAGGGCAACACGCTCGATTCTTCTGACAGCCGCGACCCATTGTATTATCTGCATGGCAATGGCAATCTGATACCAGGCCTGGAGCGGGAGCTGGAAAACAAAAAGAAAGATGATGCTTTTAAAGTAACCATTCAGCCGGAAGATGCATACGGCAAACGCAATGACGAGATGGTTTATGAACTTGACCGTTCCAAATTTCCCAATCCTAAAGAGATCGAGCCAGGCATGACTTTCACTTCACAAACCAACGAGGGCGACATCCATCTCACAGTTGTAAAAATAGAAGGCGACAATGTTACGCTTGATGCCAACCATCCGCTTGCCGGTCAGAAACTTACTTTCGACGTAAAGGTGGTGGAGGTGCGCGATGCCAGTGCGGAAGAACTCGAACACGGCCATGTGCATGGGCCTGATGGTCATCATCATTAGCAAATTGGCCGGAAGCCAAATCCTGTAAGAGATTTTTTTCGGAAAATGTTTTGTTAATTCAGAATTAATCCGATCTTTGCACGCCGAAAAACGGGAGACCCCTTTGGGGTACGTTCTTTAAAAGATAGGATGGAGAGGTGGGTGAGTGGCTGAAACCAACAGTTTGCTAAACTGTCGTACCTGTAACGGGTACCGGGGGTTCGAATCCCCCTCTCTCCGCTTTTTCAGGATGAGTTCTTAAAAATAATAGTACGGGGTATAGCGTAGTCCGGTTAGCGCGCCTGCTTTGGGAGCAGGAGGTCGTAAGTTCGAATCTTACTACCCCGACGCAGTAAATCAAGGAGTTAAGTTAAATCTTGACTCCTTTTTTATTTTACGGTGTAAACAAAAGTCCGGATAGTGCGTCACACTTTAAGGCGTGAAGATCGATGTTCGAATCTTACTACCCCGACATTGAAAAACAGGGAGTTAGAGTAAAATCTAGCTCCCTGTTTTATTTTGATTTTAAATACAGCATTTTGACTTCTAACTTTTTGCCCACGAATCCCGCAATCGAGGTCAACCTGTTAGTGCTGAAATTCGAGATTTAAAATTCATTCGTAAGCCTAAAATCCAATTCCTACTTACTACCTACTTCTTCATCATATCTCATCTGTGCTTACTGCCCAACTGCCGACTGTTTTCTCACCCCTGATAACGATATGCGATGCAGTTGATGTTCATGCCGGCGCCTACAGAAGCGAAGAGCAGCAGGTCGCCCTGATTGAGGTCGTGTTTTTCGATGCAGGTGCCTTTGCGGATGCGGTCGTAGAGTGTGGGGATTGTAGCTACCGAGCTATTGCCCAGCTTGCTGATGCTCATGGGCATGATGCCTTCGGGCGCCTGGCGTATTTTGTAAAGACGATAGAAACGTTTCACTATTTCGAAATCCATCTTCTCGTTGGCCTGATGGATAAAGATTTTCTTCACCTCGTCGATGGTGTGGCCTGACTTGTCGAGACACTCCTGCATGGCGTCGGGCACGTGGTTGAGCGAAAACTCATAAATTTTACGGCCAAGCATCTTCATGTAACTGATCTCTGGCCTGGAGCCTTTCTGGTAGCCGGGGCCACGATAAAGGTAAAAAGCTTCTTTGTTGGCATAGGTTGCCATGCTGGTAGAGAGAATCCCATATTGCTGGTCGCTTTCGCTAATCTCCATCACCGTGGCGCCGGCGCCATCGGAGTAGAGCATCGAGTCGCGGTCGTTTTTGTCGACAACACGTGAAAGTGTTTCGGCTCCGATAACCAGGCAGCGCTTTGCCAGCCCCGACTGCATAAACGAGCGCGCCTGAATGGTTCCCTGTATCCATCCGGGGCAACCAAACACCACGTCGTAGCAAATGCATTTGGGATTGTTGATGTCGAGTTTGTTTTTCACTTTTGCAGCGATGCTGGGAAGCATGTCGGTTTGGACGGTACCAACTGGCACATCGCCGAAGTTGTGGGCCACAATGATGTGGTCAAGCGTTTCGGCGTCGATGTTGGCATCTTTTATGGCCTCCTGTGCCGCCAGAGTGGCAATGTCGCTGCACACCTGATCGTCGGTGGCATGACGGCGCTCTTCTATGCCGGTAATTGCACGAAACTTCTCACTTATTTGCGCATGAGGTTCAGCAAAAGCCACTCCTTCAACATCGAAAAACTGATTGACGGCAAAGTCTTCATTTTTTACCACACGAGAAGGAACGTAACTTCCTGTTCCTGTGATGAGAATATTTTTAAAACTCATTATTTAAATTCTATTTTATTTAAACCAAAGAGCGCTGTAAAAAAACTCCGTTACAACGCTCTGTTCCTCGTGATCCAGGCGGGATTCGAACCCACGACCCGCAGCTTAGAAGGCTGCTGCTCTATCCAACTGAGCTACTGGACCTCTTTTTTTTCCTTTTAACGGGCGCAAAGATACACACATTATGTTTTTGCCAAAATCAAAACTTCCATTTCCCTACACGCATGCGCTGCTACTAACCTTTTTTTTACTTTTGCCGGTATTATTGCTTTGATCATTATTTTAATAACAACAAACTATGAATATTTCTGTCGAAGTAAGTTATTATCCGCTCAAGGTTGAATACAAGGCTCCTATCAAAGATTTTATTGCACGCATCAGCAAGCACGAAGGGCTCAGAGCAGAAACCAACCACATGAGTACGCAAATTTTTGGTGAGTACCGTCAGGTGATGCAGGCACTTACCGATGAAATTTACAAGTCTTTTGAGCTTCCTCACTCCATTTTTGTGATGAAGATCATCAATGCTGACCTTCGATAAACTGCTCGTCCGTGAATGAATTTTTTAATCTTTTTTATCAAAACCTGTCCCACACCACCTGGCTCGAAGCTGTGGCTGTATTGTTTGGGTTACTGAGCGTGTGGTATGCCCGCAAGGAAAACATCCTGGTGTATCCAACTGGCATTATCTCGGTGCTTATTTACGTTTACATCTGCTATTTTGCCGGCCTTTATGCCGACATGGGCATCAATGGATTCTACTTTCTGATGAGTGTGTATGGCTGGTACAAATGGACGCATCTCGACAGCGAGGAGCAAACCATCGTCATCACTTTCAACACCGCAAAGCAGCACCTCTTGAGCATTGTAGGCACCATCGTATTTTTTGCAGTGTTGTACTATTTGCTTTCTAATTACACCGATAGCACTGTGCCTGCATGGGATTCAGCCACTACGGCAATATTTATCGTGGGCATGTGGCTGATGGCGCTCAAAAAAGTGGAAAACTGGATTTTCTGGATCATCGGCGACTTTGTGTCGATACCACTTTATTTTTATAAAGGCCTTGCCTTGACAAGCTTTCAGTTTACAGTATTTCTGATTCTGGCAGTTTGGGGCTACATCGAGTGGCGCCAAAAAGCAAGAGAGCAGCAACTATGCACAAGTTAACAAAAATTGCAATCACAGGTCCGGAATCGACGGGCAAGTCGATGCTGGCAAAACAACTGGCCAACCATTATCATGCGCTCTGGGTGCCGGAGTTTGCACGCTACTATTTGCAGGAGCTTGGGCGCGATTACGTTTTCGACGACGTCCTGCACATTGCCCGGCAGCAGCAAAAATCACAGCAGGCTTTCGAAGAATTATCTTCTGATTTGCTTTTCAGCGATACCGAGCTGCTGGTAACCAAAATTTGGTGTGAAGTGAAGTATGGCAGCTGTCACCAATGGATTGAGGAAAATCTGCAAAAGCAGGATTTTGATTTGTACCTGCTCACCGACATAGATCTGCCGTGGGAATACGACGAGCTGCGCGAACATCCGCACCAGCGTGAAATGCTTTTTAAACTTTACCAAAAGGCACTCGACAAGCAAGGTTTCCCTTACGTAATCATCAGCGGAACCGGAGAAAAACGCTTGCGCAATGCAGTGGAAGCTGTGGATAAGATGATGAGCCAACGGGTTGTTTCAAGCCCCAAAAGGGATAACAACCCTGGCAGGTGAGGAAGTTGTAAGGTTGTCGAATTTTGATTGAATAATTGCGATGCGAAACGCAAACCAAATATCTTTTATTAAATATCGTTAGTCCGCTCATGAAACAAGCTCATCCCTCCCGCCTCCACATTTTGTATCTGCCCCGCTGGTATCCGCACCGCTACGATCCCATGATGGGACTTTTCATCGAACGACACGGACTGGCTGTGTCACCACATGTCGACATTTCGGTACTTTACGTGCATGCTGATGAGAAGCTGAAAGGCAAAACTTACGAGATCGTTCATTCCGAAAATGGATTGTTTACAAAGCGTATTTATTTTAAAAAATCTGCAATAAAACCGGCTTTTCTGGCCAACCTGGTAAATTCCTGGCGTTTTGCCTTCAGCCATTTTAAGGGCATACGAATGATACGAAAGGAACGCGGGAAGGAAAACCTGGTGCACGTGCATGTGCTCACCCGATGTGGAGTTATTGCCCGCATCAACAAGCTGATACACGGAGTTCCTTACGTTATAACAGAGCACTGGACGCGCTATCTGCCCAACATGGACACTTATAGCGGTACGGTGCGTAAACTTTCGACACAGTGCGTGGTGCGAAACGCTGCGGCAGTGCTTCCCGTTACTGCCAACCTGCGCGATGCCATGATCGACAACAAGCTGCGCAACGATAATTATGTGGTAATTCCCAATGTGGTGGATATCCAAAAATTTACGCCAGCGCAAAGCAAAAGCCCACGGACACGCAAAAAGATCGTGCATCTCTCTTGCTTTACCGATAAACAAAAAAACATTTCGGGCATCCTTCGGGTGATGGAAAAACTAAGCCAGCAACGCGATGACTTTGAGCTTACCTTTATCGGCGATGGCGAAGACTTTGGCCGGATGCACCAACTTGCCGACGAAATGCATCTTACCGACAAAATCGTAAAATTTGCTGGTCTCAAAGAGGGTCAGGAGCTGGTGGAGCTGCTACGCCAGGCCGACCTGATGATTATGTTCAGCTACTTCGAAAACCTGCCGGTGGTTATCCTCGAAAGCTATGCCTGCGGCGTACCGGTAGTTTCGACGCGTGTGGGCGGCATCCACGAGCACCTCGACGAACGCCTGGGACAGCTTACCACTGCCGGCGACGAAGAGGAATTTATTGCTGCGCTCAACGATACACTGGATAATCTGGATCGCTATAAGAGCGAAACTATCAGACGCTACGCCGTCGAGCATTTCAGCAATGATGTGATTGGTAAATCTCTTTTTGAACTCTATCAATCGGTAGCACGAAAATCCAAATAATCTCAAAAGATTTTTCCCACAGTTTTTTAATGATGAATCATCAGTTACTGTGCTCAACAAGATCATAAATACTTTCGGTACACGTGTGGCCATAGCGGTTATCAATCTGCTGATTGCCGTCATGGTATCCAAAATGCTGGGCACCGATGGCAAAGGAGTGCAGAGCCTTGTTCTTGTCAGCATCACCTACATCCTGGTTTTTGCCAATCTCATGGGGGGCGGCGCGCTGGTTTATCTCACACCACGTTTTCATTTTCAGACACTGGCTGTGCCCGCCTATCTTTGGGCTGCAGCCAACAGCCTGGTTTTTTATTTTGTATTAAAAGTATTCGATCTGGTGCCACAGTCGATGGTTTTACACGTAATTATTCTGGCCGCCATCAATGGGTTTACTTCTATCAATGCCTCCATCCTTATCGGCAAAGAAAAGATCAAATCTTCCAATTCTATCATGCTGTTGCAGGTGGTGATAAGTGCACTGAGTCTGGCCGGATTTTTTTATGTGGCCGGCCTGGCCAGCATCCACAGCTACATCATCACTCTGTACATTGCTTTCGGCAGCGCTTTCGTGTTAAGCCTCATCCTGTTGCGCCGCCATACTGAGGGTTTGCGTCGTGCAACCTGGAAAGAATACCGCACCGCCTCCTATCAGATGCTGCACTACGGTTTGCTCAATCAGTTGGCGCACATCGCCCAGTTGCTAAGCTTCAGGATGAGTTACTACTGGCTCAATGATTTGTATGGTGAAGCAGAGGTGGGCATTTACTCCAACGGCACTTCACTGGTGGAATCGATATGGTTGGTAAGCCGCAGCATCTGCATGGTACAATATGCGCATATTGCCAACAGTACCGACAAAGCTTCCTCGCAGAAACTCACAGCACAGCTCACGGTGGCTGCACTGGTGCTCAGCGCCGCACTTTTGCTGGTGCTGGTGATTCTTCCGCCTGCATTTTTTGTATGGCTATTCGGCCCCGGCTTTGGCCAGGTGGGAGCCGTGATCCTGTCGCTGGCTCCCGGCGTGCTGCTGTTTAACGTGGCGCTCATCGTAGGACATTATTTTTCAGGCACCGGAAAATACCACGTCAATACCATTGCCTCTTTTGCAGGATTGGCGGTTGCTGTGGTTTTGTATAGTTTAATGATTCCTGCTCTGGGAATTACCGGTGCCGGCTGGGCTACCAGTATTTCCTATTCTTTTACAAGCCTTATCGTGGTTTTGTTTTTCGCCCGCGAAATGGTTATCCGCCGCAGCGATATTATCCCCCGAAAAGGTGAAATAAAAACGCTGATAGCTGAAGTGATGCATTCTTTGGGGAGAAGATGACGCTGGACGCAAGGCGCATAGAGCTTGGCGCAAGGCGCGGGATCATTCCCAATTCTATTTTTTTGAATATCGAACCGAAGAATATCGAATCTCGAATAATGAAATAAAAAACTACTACTTGCCAACGGCTGGCCGCCCACAACCTAATTCCTGATCATCCATCGGCTGCATCTTTAGTCACATCAAAAAAAAGCGCCAATCTACGGGGAGTAGACTGGCGCAGGCATTGGGGGGACAATATAGTGAGTTTAAATTAAGGAGTCTGTACAAAATCAGGCTCAACAGTATCGTTTTTTAATAATTGGTTTTCAGGGGACGTTGTAATCATTGGCTAAAAAAAATCAGTCATTTTTTTAGAATCAGATCAACAGCATTGTTTACAGGTTGGTATTTCCAACTTTTCGGGCGGCAGTTTTGACCTCTTCAACTGCTTTGGCAGCAGCGCGTTGCACTTCCTCTTTTCCGACGTGCACATCTTTTTTGAACTTGTTCAACTGGCCTTCAAGATATTCCTTCTGGCTCTCAAAGGTATCGACTACCGACTGCGAAACGTCTTTCATGGTTGATTTGAGCTTTTCCGCGGTTTCAGAACCCTTATCGGGAGCTATTAATAATCCTGCCACTACGCCGGCAATGGCACCTGCCAAAAATCCGGCTAATACATTTACTTTACTCATAATATTTATTTTTTATGGTTTAAAAAACTTGATTCATTTCTTTCTATTTCCAGCCTCTAACTCCACCGCCAATCAGCGAAAGCAACAGAAGAACGACGAAAATAAAGAAGACAATTTTGGCTATTCCAGCTGCTCCGGCGGCGATACCACCAAAACCAAGCACCGCTGCCACCAGGGCTACGATAAGAAAAATTATTGCTAGTCTCAACATAATGTATTTGTTTTAAAGTTTAAAATAAGTTTACTAAATAAATTTTTCGTTCAAATTCAGGTTGGTATGCGTAAATATTATGCCATCAAAAAATGAGGGCTATAGCAAAAAAACTTCAACCGATTGATTTAATGGTGTTTAAAATAACATTCCTGACTTAATAATCGGATAATCATTTCCGTTTTCATGATAAGAATGTTCCACACTTGAGGCTAATAATCCACAAAAGCCACATGTCTGGTGGTTTGGAGCATTTATCTATTAGTACACATCCTCAAAGTTTTAACTACTAAATAAAGACAGCCGGCATATTTTTGGCCATGACTGGCGAAATTTTAAAACTGTAAACATGAAAAAATTAACTGTATTTACTTTTGTAATTCTATTAAGCAGCTTTAGCGCTATGGCACAATACAATTTTGCCATTGGCCTGCGAAGCGGCGGTACGTCGGGACTTACCCTAAAAAAGATGAACCCCGCATCAGCTTTCGAAGGCATCATCGGCTTCTGGCACGACGGACTGAGTGTTACGATCTTGTGGGAAAAGTATTCTCCCGCCTTCAACGAACCGGGTTTTAACTGGTACTATGGCGGTGGCGGACACGTAGCTTTTTATGGCGACGACTTCGACGGGCGTGGCCCTTCATGGTATCACCATCATTACGATGAGGATGATACGGGCGTGGGGTTGGGAATCGATGGAATTGTTGGGTTGGAATACAAAATACCCAACGTGCCCATTGCCATCAGCCTCGACGTGAAGCCTTATTTAGAAATAAATACCGACGGAGGAGTTCACTTCTCTCCCGATCCGGGCCTCGGAATTAAGGTAGCTTTTTGATGAAACAATTAGCATAAAAAACGGATGAAAAAGAAACAGATCAAACACAAGCTGAAGGATTTCTTCAGGATAACCAAGAATGCGGTGCTCAATTTTGGCAGCAACAATCCGCTAAACCTGGCCGGCACCACATCTTATTTTGCCTCCTTTTCGCTGGCGCCCATCCTTATCATTATCATCTCCCTGTTTGGACTGCTGGTAGGCGACGACACCATGCGCACCAAACTCTTCGAGGAGCTTAACAAACTCATCGGGCAGGACAGCAGCCTGGTGCTGCAAAATGCCATCGATAACTACGAACTTACTAAAGACAGCGGCATCGCCACCATCATTGGCATCATCTTTTTTCTGGTGTCGGCCACCACATTGTTCGGCATCATGCAGGGTTCCATCAACTATATCTGGCGCGTAAAGGTGAAGAGTAACATCAAGATGAGTATTCTGAAACTCCTCAGAGACCGTGTATTTTCATTTGGTGTAATCCTTAGCCTCGGATTCTTACTTCTGGTATCGCTGATAGTAGATGCTTCCATCGCTTTTCTGCGCGCTTTTCTGTCGCAGCATTTTGGTCCCGACATGATAATTTTTGCACAGATTATAAACCTGACGATCTCGTTGGGCATCGTGGGGACCATTTTCACCATTATCTACCGATTCCTGCCTGATGTAAAAGTAGAATGGAGCGCTGCCTGGTTTGGCGGAATCTTTACTGCTGTGCTGTTTTCTTTAGGCAAAATCGCCATCGGGATGATCATCGGCAGCAGCAACATGGGAGTAGTTTACGGCGCCATCGGTTCGTTTATCATCATCCTCATCTGGATCTATTACGCCTCCTTTATCCTTTATTTCGGCGTAGAGCTTACCAGGCAGTTTTCGCTGCTTTACAAGCACGAAAACGAGCCGTTGAATTTTGCGGTACCATTCCGAATCATTCAGGAAGATGACGATGGTGAAAGAGAAGAAAAATCGGTAGAGCATGCCATTTCAAACGAGACAACCCGAAAAAAGATGGGTGGTTAAGCAGGGAAGATGGCGGGTTTTGAACTACACGGTTCTCAGCCTTTGCAACTGGAAAATTTCTTTTAAAACTTTTGACATTAAAACAAAAAAACGGAGCCACTTGCGTGACTCCGTTTTTTTTGGATTGTCGCCATTAGCAAACAATCGGTTGTTAATCTTTTCGACGTTTCTTGATGAAGGCTACCACAATGGCTATTACTGCCAGCACCAAAAGTACGTGGATAAAAAGCCCGATGATCTTAAATGTCAGACCTAAAATCCAGCCCAACAGCAGCATTGCAGCAACGATAAAAAGTAGCGTTTTCATAATGGAAGTATTTTACAGGCGGTTGATTTCGTCGATCAATTCCTGCTTAGCACGTCCGGTGCGTTGCTGAAGCCGACCCAGTAGTTGGTCTTCCTGTCCTTCGAGGTAAGTAAGATCATCATCGGTAAGGTCGCCATATTTTTCTTTCAGTTTGCCTTTTACCACATTCCATTTTCCTTTAATTTCCAGCTTATTCATAGTTGTAATATTTAAGTTTGTAAATAATGTGATGAAGCTGGAAAATTTTGTGCCATTTGCCTACGAAGAATTCATCCTATTGAATTACAATCATTTATAACATTATACTGGTAAATTTGGTAAATAGTGTGGCAGATACATGTGAAGTCTTCTCCACACCAGATTCCACAACTTTCTAAAACGAAAAATGAGCCTTTCGGCTCATTGTTGGTAATCTGTTATGTGGCTTATTGTTTATGAATTTCTTTCCAAAATTCTTCTATCATTTTCCGGTTGAAGGCCTTCATTTCGCCGGGTGCGTTCATTGCATATTTATCATGGTTCCTGGCTTTCACTTCTATTGCGGCACTATCTTTCCCTACAAATCTTTCATGGTTTTTATTCTTTTAGAATTAAAAAGATAAAGAGTTGTTTTCTTAATTCTTGCCCTTGTCTTGTCCGACTTAGACTGCAGCTTTAGAATGCGATCCTGCGATGTCAAGCTTCATTTCTGAAAGTTTCTCGCCGCCCCTTATACCAAAATCGAGCGTGCGGATGGGGAATGGGATCATAATATCGTTTTCGTCGAAGGCTTCTTTTATTTTTATAATGGCATTGTTGCGCACCACCA
The genomic region above belongs to Bacteroidales bacterium and contains:
- a CDS encoding CsbD family protein, which encodes MNKLEIKGKWNVVKGKLKEKYGDLTDDDLTYLEGQEDQLLGRLQQRTGRAKQELIDEINRL